One Fibrobacterota bacterium genomic window carries:
- a CDS encoding metallophosphoesterase, whose amino-acid sequence MRSRVAYALAGLLFLSCQTFDYSPTILEAERQEPHLNERNLERIAALAGGRLQGKIAVMADTHLFYDQLRAGIDKINADSSIDFVVVAGDVTKYGYAEEYQAFSDIIAKIRAPVIVGVGNHDVQADGKALYERLYGPTDFTFAWRGYEFVFFDDNARGIPDGIPDWGWLDSAMSSAGDSLRIIPVCHAPPYTDQLDSSQSQRLVDLYAKNRAVIVIGGHTHSYDYGEFYGDGIPYLIADDIGDRNYVLVTLNDGKATVERVFY is encoded by the coding sequence ATGCGCTCCCGCGTGGCCTATGCCTTGGCCGGGCTCCTATTCCTTTCCTGCCAAACGTTCGATTATAGCCCGACGATTCTGGAGGCCGAACGCCAGGAGCCGCATCTCAATGAGAGGAATCTCGAGCGCATCGCCGCGCTCGCCGGGGGGAGGCTGCAAGGCAAGATCGCCGTCATGGCCGATACCCACCTTTTCTACGACCAATTGCGGGCCGGGATCGATAAGATCAACGCCGACAGCAGCATCGATTTCGTGGTGGTGGCGGGGGACGTCACGAAATACGGTTATGCGGAGGAATACCAGGCCTTCTCGGACATCATCGCCAAGATCCGGGCGCCGGTAATCGTAGGCGTCGGCAACCATGACGTGCAGGCCGACGGGAAGGCCCTCTATGAACGGCTTTACGGCCCGACCGATTTCACCTTCGCTTGGCGCGGGTATGAATTCGTTTTCTTCGACGACAACGCGCGCGGCATCCCCGATGGGATCCCCGATTGGGGATGGCTGGACAGCGCCATGTCGTCGGCGGGCGATTCCCTCCGCATCATCCCCGTCTGCCATGCCCCGCCATACACCGATCAATTGGACAGTTCCCAAAGCCAACGGCTGGTGGACTTGTACGCCAAGAACCGGGCCGTGATCGTCATCGGCGGGCATACGCATAGTTACGACTATGGCGAGTTCTACGGGGACGGGATCCCCTACCTCATCGCCGACGACATCGGCGATCGCAACTACGTCCTGGTGACCCTGAACGACGGGAAAGCCACGGTGGAAAGGGTATTCTACTGA
- a CDS encoding phosphatase PAP2 family protein, which produces MIHLLLRPRSTGIMGALCLAALAPSFAARTPLPYGLSPWVDGPMALGLYAMKTNSDALIASTRADHPWSPSLDKSAIPLYDRWAIGFYSPRLSALSSVVAGAELLVPAAVDLADSWNGTASWGAIAVDGILLEETLVLSGALSSYAKSERVHATPLSYDPAVPESERKIPQNASSFFSNHTASAFATAVYSSYTFQARHPDSRLTPWVWGGSLALASTVGSMRVLAGKHFPSDVLAGAAAGALCGYLVPKVHMGIAWRLGIVAPEGTNAVGPSLQHTF; this is translated from the coding sequence ATGATTCATCTCCTCCTTCGCCCGAGATCCACCGGCATAATGGGGGCCCTCTGCCTGGCCGCCCTCGCCCCTTCTTTCGCCGCGAGGACTCCGCTCCCGTACGGATTGTCCCCCTGGGTGGATGGGCCGATGGCCCTGGGCCTTTATGCCATGAAGACCAACTCGGACGCGCTGATCGCGAGTACGCGCGCGGATCATCCTTGGAGCCCCTCGCTGGATAAGTCAGCCATTCCGCTTTACGATCGCTGGGCCATCGGATTCTATTCGCCCCGGCTGTCGGCCCTGAGCAGCGTGGTGGCCGGCGCGGAACTGTTGGTGCCCGCCGCCGTGGACTTGGCGGATAGTTGGAACGGGACCGCTTCCTGGGGAGCCATCGCCGTCGACGGGATCCTGCTGGAAGAAACCCTGGTGCTCTCGGGGGCGTTAAGCAGCTATGCAAAAAGCGAGCGCGTGCACGCCACTCCGCTCTCGTACGATCCCGCCGTACCGGAATCCGAAAGAAAGATCCCGCAGAACGCGAGCAGTTTCTTCTCCAACCATACCGCATCCGCCTTCGCCACCGCGGTCTATTCTTCCTACACCTTCCAGGCCCGCCATCCCGATTCCCGCCTCACGCCTTGGGTATGGGGCGGCAGCCTGGCCCTGGCCTCCACCGTGGGATCGATGCGCGTCCTGGCGGGCAAGCACTTCCCTTCCGATGTGCTGGCGGGCGCGGCCGCGGGAGCCCTGTGCGGATACCTGGTTCCCAAGGTGCATATGGGTATAGCCTGGCGCCTTGGGATAGTCGCTCCCGAAGGGACCAACGCGGTGGGGCCGTCCTTGCAGCACACCTTTTGA
- a CDS encoding S8 family serine peptidase, producing MTAIALHAAPAARISAAPSGSHVVANAAGISVVSDSGIFAEESVPGEVLVKFKPGAETQVRSQVTGASSLAKTTSVASFKGLESRFRFKGIKQIQDDPYDAITRKLESMKAPGAAPANAKRDRMRKRLERAQTQALLSKRGRVYKMKFDVKGETQKQLLSELGKNPDIEWAQPNHIYRTRSTTPNDPGFTDQPFLQTIHAQEAWDATTGSENVVVAVIDVGVDWTHPDLAANIWSNAGEIDGDGIDNDGNGFIDDVRGWDFVDVSQSEVDPGEDFGPPDNDPMDFHSHGTHVSGIVAGCGNNGVGITGVTWKTKIMPLRAGYSTQGGNGALTEDAIIGALHYAALNGADIINMSFGSPYYSQAEYEAIRFAYDGGCLLVAGAGNSSSPLKFYPADFNEVIAVAATGGTNFAAVFSNYGANVDIAAPGVNVLSTIPNNGYRKESGTSMASPVVAGVAALVMAAHPDWTRDQVAHQLLATATDIDGTNFHMRGLLGSGLVNAAQAVGPYYSGVNVHAADPTLMDTQGNQNGLPEPGETVDLLVSLRNYSSANSFTARISGNDPYIQVIRSDADYGAIGEGMSKTNSSSPFQLKLAANVPQDYQTTLSMDIYSGASLVKTEPIDLNRINSRWGGIHLMGTSGIGTNQMLRLPDGRIFSLMVNLVSPFSSLSVTSRSADGTWDEPYFLPINRTVYNFAATVDAQMNVYVAYIGLSGDFPHCDVFLTKLDHASGAWSPELQVTSSGQVSFYAGDLTMAAEPEGTNHVVWMDNRTGGEGFYSRTVSGSILGPESLVHGLSGLPYNYLSSHTLGDGSRDLLYWVDGSEYKRSGTPGGWGPEISLPTNPSQFTTEPFVFGNDLYRMARSPSDPATSLQILGSNAWASVQNLFTGYYLGAELLPPYSSALSMFGLGDMEYLSTDGGPDIAHLGETGGVLQKQNLFGQRQVNGNWSGYAPYDEYTRNYSYQWPMQQKLVNDGINSSYSVNLQFAGFWQIGNYLYRTTEPVALQHFPTRPVINITGLVPDLDGLGLSFHLASDHPQGIRYYEYALGTLPGQTDLSDWTLISTPDYTARINKADVAPNQEFYLSVRAHSKGVYSSAMAVSAPLTTGMNIMIPVPGRIEVEDYNYGGEGVGYHDATAGNFGGKYRNDDVDIEVTGDATGAFDVTTIQPGEWLDYDVNVTATGYYTLTARVVAIDNGPKSATIAVDGINAATLSFNNPSVPGVYQNVVFDHLRLTAGPHTLRINMGADRFSWNYLDVTPKINQPPVADAGPDRTLLPNHSTYLDGGASSDPDGYPQPLAYVWAQISGPAVALANANSVLASFTPTVPGTYVFRLTVADGSAASYDDIVITVPVVYTLTTVASPAAGGSISGGGVYFPSDNSSLVATPAAGYVFTNWTGDLTGTTNPTYLVMTGDKTVTAVFNPQIKILVKQTVAAATASSTETGHPAADAIDGNATTTRWGSAFSDPQKIVFDMGTAKSITTAVLDWQTSNAKNYTLEGSNDPAFTTKTVLATKTNMPTGDHRIDSLAGLTGAYRYYRMSGTARNTMYGYSIWEARFYASATVTVYSINASAGANGSISPSGSVAVNQGSAQAFTITPAAGYVVDIVSVDGVNQGSVTSYTFSNVAANHSISATFKPAPQYTLTVSAANGTVALSPAGGTYVSGTVVTLTATPNTGYKFGSWSGAVTGTANPVSVTMTANKSVTANFTALPTYTVTATAGTNGTVSPSGTVTTYQGTARVFTMAPATGYLVNAVTVDGAAVGAVTTYTFPATTTGTHTLAASFKKDPSLPLPGRIQAEDYKLGGEGVGYHDLTTGNAGGQYRTDNVDIQATTDAGGGYNVGWIQAGEWLAYDVNVAAAGTYSLTARMASGTAGTKSAVLSVDGVNVATFSFTNASGTQSWQNVTVTGVKLTAGVHVMRVTMSTSNFNLNYIDVK from the coding sequence ATGACGGCGATTGCCCTTCACGCGGCGCCGGCGGCGCGCATTTCGGCGGCCCCGTCCGGGTCGCATGTCGTCGCGAATGCCGCGGGTATCTCCGTGGTTTCGGATTCCGGCATTTTCGCCGAAGAAAGCGTGCCGGGGGAAGTCCTGGTCAAGTTCAAGCCGGGGGCGGAGACGCAGGTACGCTCCCAGGTGACGGGCGCTTCGTCCCTTGCGAAGACCACTTCGGTGGCTTCTTTCAAGGGATTGGAAAGCCGCTTCCGCTTCAAAGGCATCAAGCAAATCCAGGACGATCCGTACGATGCCATTACCCGGAAACTGGAAAGCATGAAGGCGCCCGGCGCCGCGCCCGCGAATGCCAAACGCGATCGCATGCGCAAGCGGCTGGAACGGGCGCAAACCCAAGCGCTCCTCTCCAAGCGGGGCCGGGTCTATAAAATGAAATTCGACGTGAAAGGCGAAACCCAGAAGCAGCTTCTCTCGGAATTGGGGAAGAATCCCGATATCGAATGGGCGCAGCCCAACCATATCTACCGCACCCGCTCCACGACTCCGAACGACCCCGGCTTCACGGACCAACCTTTCCTGCAAACCATCCACGCCCAGGAGGCTTGGGACGCGACCACGGGCTCGGAGAACGTGGTGGTGGCGGTCATCGATGTCGGCGTGGATTGGACCCATCCGGATTTGGCCGCGAATATATGGAGCAATGCGGGCGAAATCGACGGAGACGGCATCGACAACGACGGCAACGGATTCATCGACGACGTGCGCGGTTGGGACTTCGTGGACGTATCGCAAAGCGAAGTGGACCCGGGCGAGGACTTCGGCCCGCCGGACAATGATCCCATGGATTTCCATAGCCACGGAACCCACGTGTCCGGCATCGTGGCAGGCTGCGGCAACAACGGCGTAGGCATCACGGGCGTAACCTGGAAGACGAAAATCATGCCCCTGCGCGCCGGGTACAGCACGCAAGGCGGGAACGGGGCCCTTACGGAAGATGCCATCATCGGGGCGCTCCATTATGCCGCCCTGAACGGCGCCGATATCATCAATATGAGCTTTGGGTCGCCCTACTACAGCCAAGCGGAATACGAGGCGATCCGATTCGCCTACGATGGGGGCTGCCTTCTGGTGGCGGGGGCCGGGAACAGTAGCTCTCCGCTGAAATTCTATCCCGCCGATTTCAATGAAGTCATTGCCGTAGCCGCGACCGGTGGTACGAACTTCGCCGCGGTCTTTTCCAATTATGGCGCGAACGTCGACATCGCGGCCCCCGGCGTAAACGTCCTCAGCACCATCCCGAACAACGGGTATCGGAAGGAATCGGGCACCAGCATGGCGAGCCCGGTGGTCGCCGGCGTCGCCGCTTTGGTGATGGCGGCCCATCCGGACTGGACGCGGGACCAGGTCGCGCATCAGCTATTGGCAACGGCGACGGATATCGATGGGACCAATTTCCACATGCGGGGACTGTTGGGCAGCGGACTTGTCAATGCCGCGCAGGCGGTCGGCCCGTATTATTCCGGGGTGAACGTGCATGCGGCGGATCCGACCCTAATGGATACCCAAGGGAACCAGAATGGCTTGCCGGAACCCGGCGAGACCGTGGATTTGCTCGTCTCCCTCCGGAACTACTCTTCAGCCAATTCCTTTACCGCACGGATCAGCGGAAATGATCCCTATATCCAGGTAATCCGTTCGGACGCCGACTACGGTGCGATCGGCGAGGGGATGTCCAAAACCAATTCCTCGTCCCCATTCCAGCTTAAGCTGGCAGCCAACGTGCCCCAGGATTACCAGACCACCCTGTCGATGGATATCTACTCCGGGGCGTCCCTGGTCAAAACCGAACCCATCGATCTCAATCGCATCAATTCGCGCTGGGGCGGGATTCACCTTATGGGTACGAGCGGAATTGGGACGAACCAAATGCTTCGCCTGCCCGATGGGCGGATTTTCTCTCTCATGGTCAACCTTGTCTCGCCTTTTTCCAGTCTTTCCGTAACTTCCCGATCGGCGGATGGGACCTGGGACGAGCCGTACTTCCTTCCGATCAACCGCACCGTCTATAACTTCGCCGCCACCGTGGACGCGCAGATGAACGTGTACGTGGCCTATATCGGGTTGTCCGGCGATTTTCCGCATTGCGACGTATTCCTGACCAAACTCGATCACGCCAGCGGAGCCTGGTCTCCCGAATTGCAAGTAACCTCGAGCGGGCAAGTTTCCTTTTACGCCGGCGATCTTACCATGGCAGCCGAGCCGGAAGGAACCAACCACGTCGTATGGATGGATAATCGGACGGGAGGGGAAGGGTTTTATTCGAGAACCGTTTCCGGGTCCATCCTGGGCCCGGAAAGCTTAGTGCATGGCCTCTCCGGGCTCCCCTATAATTATTTGAGCTCCCATACGCTCGGGGATGGATCCCGCGACCTCTTGTACTGGGTCGATGGGTCGGAGTACAAACGATCGGGAACGCCCGGAGGCTGGGGCCCGGAGATCAGCCTCCCTACGAATCCATCCCAATTCACGACGGAACCTTTCGTGTTCGGCAATGACCTGTACCGGATGGCCAGGAGTCCTTCCGACCCCGCGACTTCCCTGCAAATCCTGGGCTCCAACGCCTGGGCTTCGGTCCAAAACCTGTTCACCGGGTATTACCTGGGCGCCGAGTTATTGCCGCCGTACTCATCCGCATTGAGCATGTTCGGCCTGGGCGACATGGAATACCTCTCCACGGATGGCGGTCCGGATATCGCCCACCTCGGGGAGACGGGCGGAGTCCTGCAAAAGCAGAACCTTTTCGGGCAAAGGCAGGTCAATGGGAACTGGAGCGGATACGCTCCTTATGATGAGTATACCAGGAATTACTCCTATCAATGGCCTATGCAGCAGAAGCTCGTGAACGACGGGATCAACTCCTCGTATTCAGTCAACCTGCAATTCGCGGGTTTCTGGCAGATAGGGAACTACCTCTACCGGACCACCGAACCCGTCGCCCTCCAGCACTTTCCCACCCGCCCGGTCATCAACATAACCGGCCTCGTACCGGACCTCGACGGGCTCGGCTTGTCGTTCCATCTCGCATCGGATCATCCGCAAGGCATCCGCTACTACGAGTACGCGCTGGGAACCTTGCCCGGCCAGACCGACTTGTCGGATTGGACCCTGATCTCGACCCCCGACTATACGGCCCGTATCAATAAGGCCGATGTGGCGCCGAACCAGGAATTCTATCTGTCGGTTAGGGCCCATTCCAAAGGCGTCTATTCCAGCGCCATGGCCGTATCCGCTCCCCTGACGACGGGGATGAACATCATGATTCCGGTTCCGGGCCGGATCGAAGTCGAGGATTATAATTACGGCGGCGAAGGCGTCGGATACCATGACGCTACCGCGGGGAATTTCGGCGGGAAATACCGCAACGATGACGTCGATATCGAGGTGACCGGAGACGCGACCGGCGCCTTCGACGTTACCACGATCCAGCCTGGAGAATGGTTGGATTACGATGTCAATGTCACGGCTACCGGGTACTATACCCTTACGGCCCGCGTGGTCGCCATCGACAACGGTCCGAAATCCGCCACCATCGCCGTCGACGGGATCAATGCGGCGACGTTATCCTTCAACAATCCGTCCGTGCCCGGGGTTTATCAAAACGTGGTGTTCGATCATTTGCGGCTCACCGCGGGGCCGCATACGCTCCGCATCAACATGGGAGCGGACAGGTTCAGCTGGAATTACCTGGATGTCACCCCCAAAATCAACCAGCCTCCCGTCGCCGATGCCGGTCCCGACCGCACCCTCTTGCCGAATCACTCCACATACTTAGACGGCGGGGCTTCTTCGGATCCGGATGGTTACCCGCAACCCTTGGCCTATGTCTGGGCCCAAATCTCGGGCCCCGCAGTCGCCCTGGCCAATGCCAATTCCGTCCTGGCGAGTTTCACGCCGACGGTACCGGGCACCTATGTCTTCCGTCTAACGGTCGCTGACGGATCCGCCGCGTCATACGATGACATTGTGATCACCGTACCGGTTGTATATACCCTTACTACCGTAGCCTCGCCTGCGGCGGGGGGGAGCATCAGCGGCGGGGGCGTCTATTTCCCATCGGATAATTCTTCCTTGGTCGCAACGCCCGCGGCCGGATACGTCTTCACGAACTGGACCGGCGATCTGACGGGGACGACGAATCCCACCTACCTGGTCATGACCGGGGACAAAACGGTCACCGCCGTGTTCAACCCGCAGATCAAGATCCTGGTCAAGCAAACCGTGGCCGCCGCCACCGCTTCCAGCACCGAGACCGGGCATCCCGCCGCCGACGCCATCGACGGCAATGCGACCACGACGCGTTGGGGCAGCGCCTTCAGCGATCCCCAGAAAATCGTATTCGATATGGGAACGGCGAAGAGCATCACCACCGCGGTCCTGGACTGGCAGACCTCCAACGCGAAGAACTACACCTTGGAAGGTTCCAACGACCCCGCCTTCACCACCAAAACGGTTCTGGCCACGAAGACCAACATGCCCACCGGCGACCATCGCATCGATAGCCTAGCCGGACTGACCGGCGCCTATCGGTACTACCGGATGAGCGGCACCGCGCGGAACACCATGTACGGTTATTCCATCTGGGAAGCGCGCTTCTATGCCAGCGCCACCGTCACGGTCTATTCCATCAACGCTTCCGCCGGCGCCAACGGGAGCATCAGCCCCTCCGGTTCCGTCGCCGTCAACCAGGGGTCCGCCCAGGCCTTTACCATTACCCCGGCCGCGGGATACGTGGTGGACATCGTCTCGGTGGACGGGGTTAATCAAGGCTCAGTGACCTCGTATACCTTCTCCAACGTGGCCGCCAACCATTCCATCAGCGCCACCTTCAAGCCCGCCCCCCAATACACCCTCACCGTAAGCGCCGCCAACGGCACCGTGGCCCTGTCCCCGGCAGGCGGAACCTATGTGAGCGGAACCGTGGTGACCCTGACGGCGACGCCGAATACGGGCTACAAATTCGGGAGCTGGAGCGGAGCCGTCACCGGCACGGCCAATCCCGTCAGCGTAACCATGACCGCCAACAAGAGCGTCACGGCCAATTTCACCGCTCTTCCCACCTACACGGTCACGGCCACGGCGGGGACAAATGGAACGGTAAGCCCTTCCGGCACGGTCACGACCTATCAGGGAACGGCGCGCGTCTTCACCATGGCGCCGGCGACGGGATACCTGGTCAACGCGGTAACCGTGGACGGCGCCGCCGTCGGAGCCGTTACGACCTATACCTTCCCGGCCACCACCACGGGAACGCATACCCTCGCAGCGTCCTTCAAGAAGGATCCGAGCCTGCCCTTGCCCGGCCGGATCCAGGCGGAGGATTACAAGCTCGGCGGCGAAGGCGTCGGTTACCACGACTTGACGACCGGGAACGCGGGGGGCCAATACCGGACGGACAACGTAGACATACAGGCGACCACGGACGCCGGCGGCGGTTATAATGTGGGATGGATCCAGGCCGGCGAGTGGTTGGCCTACGACGTCAATGTCGCCGCGGCCGGAACCTATAGCCTGACCGCGCGCATGGCATCAGGAACGGCGGGTACGAAATCCGCCGTCCTTTCAGTCGACGGCGTCAACGTGGCGACCTTCTCGTTCACGAACGCGTCCGGGACCCAGAGTTGGCAAAACGTTACGGTGACTGGGGTGAAGCTGACGGCCGGCGTGCATGTGATGCGCGTAACGATGTCCACATCGAATTTCAACCTCAACTATATCGATGTGAAATAG
- a CDS encoding undecaprenyldiphospho-muramoylpentapeptide beta-N-acetylglucosaminyltransferase: MDPARTIVLTGGGTAGHVIPNLALLPLLSAAGWRAEYVGSEAGIEKKLVAEAGLPFHGIASGKLRRYFDRKNFSDPFRIVLGLWQAWRILGRVRPKLVFSKGGFVAVPVVLAARLRGIPVVIHESDLTPGLANRMAIPFARAVCVSFRETLRHLPKDKAVQTGAPIRAELFQGSREKGEAFLGLTAHEADAQGAVAPGAGGQSAGADRRPLLLIIGGSLGSRNLNAAVRAALPGLLARYRIAHLCGKGGIDPALQGRPGYRQLEYVSAEMPDVLAAADLVLSRAGSNAIFEFLALRKPNLLVPLPLTASRGDQILNARAFEAEGFSRVLAEEDIVPGRLEQELALLEAQAEIYREAMRASPVRDGARHVMDVIARWA, encoded by the coding sequence ATGGATCCCGCGCGCACGATCGTGCTGACCGGCGGCGGCACCGCCGGGCACGTCATACCCAACCTCGCCTTGCTGCCGCTGCTCTCGGCCGCGGGCTGGCGCGCCGAATACGTAGGCTCCGAGGCCGGCATCGAAAAAAAACTGGTCGCCGAGGCGGGTTTGCCCTTCCACGGGATCGCTTCGGGCAAGTTGCGGCGTTATTTCGACCGGAAGAATTTTTCCGATCCCTTCCGGATCGTCCTCGGCCTTTGGCAGGCGTGGCGGATCCTGGGGCGCGTTCGGCCCAAGCTGGTCTTCTCCAAAGGCGGCTTCGTGGCCGTGCCCGTGGTCCTGGCGGCGCGCTTGCGCGGGATCCCCGTGGTCATCCACGAATCCGATCTCACGCCGGGGCTGGCAAACCGGATGGCGATCCCGTTCGCGCGCGCGGTTTGCGTCAGCTTCCGGGAGACCCTGCGGCATTTGCCCAAGGACAAGGCGGTGCAGACGGGCGCCCCCATCCGCGCCGAACTTTTCCAAGGTTCGCGGGAGAAGGGGGAGGCGTTCCTGGGATTGACAGCGCATGAGGCTGACGCGCAGGGCGCGGTCGCACCGGGTGCCGGCGGACAAAGCGCGGGCGCCGATCGGAGGCCATTGCTTTTGATCATCGGCGGGAGCCTGGGGTCGCGCAACCTGAACGCGGCCGTGCGCGCGGCTCTGCCGGGACTATTGGCGCGCTATCGCATCGCCCACCTGTGCGGCAAGGGCGGAATCGATCCAGCCTTGCAAGGCCGCCCGGGGTATCGCCAACTCGAATACGTTTCCGCGGAAATGCCGGACGTGCTGGCCGCCGCCGATCTGGTGCTTTCCCGCGCGGGGTCGAACGCCATCTTCGAATTCCTCGCGCTGCGTAAGCCGAACCTTCTGGTCCCTTTGCCGCTGACGGCTTCGCGCGGCGATCAAATCCTGAACGCCCGAGCCTTCGAGGCGGAAGGTTTCAGCCGCGTCCTGGCGGAAGAGGACATCGTGCCGGGACGCTTGGAGCAGGAATTGGCCTTGCTCGAGGCCCAGGCGGAGATTTACCGCGAAGCCATGCGAGCCAGCCCCGTGCGGGACGGGGCGCGCCACGTGATGGACGTGATCGCCCGCTGGGCTTAA
- a CDS encoding Rrf2 family transcriptional regulator: MLSMRAKYALKALVFLAKSKDQGPVQIGEIAESQKLPRKFLEQILLELKNMRVLKSRQGKGGGYLLAKEPAQIQVGQIVRAFNGPLALVPCVSVSAFGKCEECLDFAHCGVRRVMKKVRDVTADILDGTSLEAMVVIEASETDEAALMYFI; this comes from the coding sequence ATGTTGTCGATGCGCGCCAAATATGCCCTTAAGGCCCTCGTCTTCCTGGCCAAGTCCAAGGACCAGGGTCCCGTGCAGATCGGGGAAATCGCGGAGTCGCAAAAGCTGCCGCGCAAATTCCTGGAACAGATCCTCCTCGAGCTGAAAAACATGCGCGTGCTGAAGAGCCGGCAGGGCAAAGGCGGCGGATATCTTTTAGCCAAGGAGCCGGCGCAGATCCAGGTGGGTCAAATCGTGCGCGCCTTCAATGGGCCATTGGCGCTGGTGCCTTGCGTGAGCGTGTCCGCCTTCGGGAAATGCGAGGAGTGCCTCGACTTCGCCCATTGCGGCGTGCGCCGGGTGATGAAGAAGGTTCGCGACGTGACCGCGGACATTCTCGATGGGACAAGCTTGGAAGCCATGGTGGTTATCGAAGCCTCGGAGACGGATGAAGCCGCCCTGATGTACTTCATCTAA
- a CDS encoding porin codes for MRSPFLSVPSPWAALSVITALSLPTVARAADAAIPIDSARGQAASGGPAETAPSLEELDGKIRLLERKLEVKEEEEAARKEQAAAVTAGKDGFSLISADKESTLKFKFFQHTDGRYYFEDGDNKLPNTLLLRRVRPVLEGTVGKYYNFRVQPEFAATFQILDAYGELAFWPGARLRIGKSKTPLGLERIQSSQDMALVEFAHPTSLTPNYDLGISLLGDFLDESIGYYVGVFNGAVDGASRDADLNDDKDLIGRVFAQPFKNGRVEPLQGLGLGFAASWGKRFGDAANTELAAYKTEGQQTFYAYRSVADKASAVAYNAATKAVSNTAAVAGDSGTARAVGGQYRLNPQGYWYFGPFGLLGEYIASTQEVGKGGANAGEKATLTTTAWQATASWVLTGESPSFKGFKPRHPVSLSGGDAGGNANGFGALELVARYSRLDADADAFPLYANPASAAEEAATWTAGLNWYLSRYAKLSADYAWTEFRGGGASGADRPEEKTFFGRLQTAF; via the coding sequence ATGCGCTCGCCTTTCCTTTCCGTCCCCTCGCCTTGGGCCGCATTATCCGTGATTACCGCCCTCTCCCTCCCGACGGTCGCGCGTGCGGCCGACGCGGCCATCCCGATCGATTCGGCGCGGGGACAAGCCGCGAGCGGCGGCCCGGCGGAGACGGCGCCTTCGCTCGAAGAGCTGGACGGGAAAATCCGGCTCCTGGAACGCAAGCTGGAGGTGAAGGAAGAGGAAGAGGCCGCCCGCAAGGAACAAGCAGCCGCGGTGACCGCGGGCAAGGATGGCTTCAGCCTGATCTCGGCGGACAAGGAAAGCACCCTCAAGTTCAAGTTCTTCCAGCACACCGACGGCCGCTACTACTTCGAAGATGGCGATAACAAGCTGCCCAATACCTTGCTCTTGCGCCGCGTGCGACCGGTGCTCGAGGGCACGGTAGGCAAGTACTACAACTTCCGCGTGCAGCCGGAATTCGCCGCGACCTTCCAAATCCTCGACGCCTATGGCGAACTGGCCTTTTGGCCGGGGGCCCGCCTGCGCATCGGCAAATCCAAGACGCCCCTGGGCCTGGAGCGGATCCAATCGAGCCAGGACATGGCCCTGGTGGAATTCGCCCACCCCACTTCGCTCACTCCCAATTACGATCTGGGGATTTCCCTGCTCGGCGATTTCCTGGACGAGTCCATCGGCTATTACGTCGGCGTTTTCAACGGAGCGGTGGACGGCGCCAGCCGCGACGCCGATCTCAACGACGACAAGGATCTGATCGGGCGCGTCTTCGCCCAGCCTTTCAAGAACGGCAGGGTCGAGCCGCTGCAAGGCCTGGGGCTGGGGTTCGCGGCCAGTTGGGGTAAGCGTTTCGGGGATGCGGCCAATACCGAGTTGGCGGCTTATAAGACCGAAGGCCAACAGACCTTTTACGCGTATCGATCGGTGGCCGACAAGGCTTCCGCCGTCGCCTACAATGCCGCGACCAAGGCCGTGAGCAACACCGCCGCCGTCGCGGGCGATTCGGGAACGGCGCGGGCGGTTGGCGGACAGTACCGCCTCAATCCCCAAGGTTATTGGTACTTCGGACCCTTCGGGCTTTTGGGGGAATACATAGCGTCGACCCAGGAAGTGGGTAAAGGCGGCGCGAACGCGGGCGAGAAGGCCACGCTTACGACCACGGCCTGGCAGGCTACGGCCTCGTGGGTCTTGACCGGCGAGTCGCCTTCCTTCAAGGGCTTTAAGCCGCGCCATCCCGTTTCCCTTTCAGGAGGGGACGCTGGCGGGAACGCGAATGGGTTCGGGGCCTTGGAGCTGGTGGCCCGCTACTCCCGCTTGGACGCCGATGCCGATGCCTTCCCTCTCTACGCTAATCCCGCCTCCGCGGCCGAAGAGGCCGCCACTTGGACCGCCGGCCTCAATTGGTATTTGTCGCGCTACGCCAAGCTCTCCGCCGATTACGCATGGACCGAATTCCGGGGCGGCGGGGCGTCCGGGGCCGATCGGCCCGAAGAAAAAACCTTCTTCGGCCGTTTGCAGACCGCTTTTTGA